The following proteins are encoded in a genomic region of Magnolia sinica isolate HGM2019 chromosome 1, MsV1, whole genome shotgun sequence:
- the LOC131244166 gene encoding uncharacterized protein LOC131244166 isoform X1: protein MRHRPSGQVIFMCLTHKRIQDLTLFCMLRSIQRHDIAKNNHLVTYSVAQFRFLERLLIVHGHWCYKRITQMGTFTLCRVIKRNDLGQRTIYLQGESKSKGSISSSIDDLTPRFSTDVLRTSEESTSQARTMLNGSNDSTLISSSSEVSSGIELQRTMTEIDQTSPLFSSYLASDTLKLMSDGQILHAASFHELLDTSREFQDLVNAHKGTVGSERLTEVVSPLRCETAKREIKKASTVKQQKTDNVPTLDQLIKEEERETGDTGLKPYLQYLNQSKGYLYFSLAGLCHLMFVAGQLTQNSWMAANESHKLRKKMSLLLYLNRSL, encoded by the exons gtcAAGTCATATTTATGTGTTTGACACACAAAAGAATCCAAGATCTGACTCTCTTTTGCATGCTGAGATCAATCCAACGCCATGACATTGCCAAGAACAACCACCTAGTGACTTACTCTGTTGCTCAGTTCCGGTTTCTGGAGCGACTACTTATCGTCCATGGGCACTGGTGCTATAAGAGGATAACCCAAATG GGAACTTTCACTTTATGTCGGGTCATCAAGAGAAATGATCTAGGACAGAGAACCATCTATCTTCAGGGTGAATCCAAATCCAAGGGGAGCATTTCTTCTTCCATTGATGACCTTACTCCAAGATTCTCAACAGATGTCTTAAGAACCTCTGAAGAAAGCACATCTCAAGCAAGAACTATGTTAAATGGAAGTAATGATTCAACACTGATCAGTTCAAGTTCTGAAGTTAGTAGTGGGATAGAGCTACAGCGAACCATGACAGAGATTGATCAAACAAGCCCCTTGTTCTCGAGCTATCTAGCTTCAGATACTCTGAAG TTAATGTCAGATGGACAGATCCTGCATGCTGCTTCTTTTCACGAGTTACTAGACACAAGTAGAGAATTTCAAGACCTGGTCAATGCACACAAAGGCACTGTTGGTTCTGAAAGGCTCACTGAGGTCGTTTCTCCCTTGAGATGTGAAACTGCCAAAAGAGAGATCAAGAAAGCATCTACTGTGAAACAACAGAAAACAGATAATGTACCAACATTAGATCAGCTAAttaaagaagaggagagagaaactGGAGATACAGGTCTGAAGCCATACTTACAATATCTGAATCAGAGCAAGGGCTACTTGTATTTCTCCTTGGCAGGCCTATGCCATCTCATGTTTGTGGCTGGACAGCTTACACAAAACTCTTGGATGGCTGCTAACGAATCACACAAACTCAGGAAGAAAATGTCGCTTCTCTTATATTTAAATAGAAGTCTCTAA
- the LOC131244166 gene encoding uncharacterized protein LOC131244166 isoform X3 has protein sequence MRHRPSGQVIFMCLTHKRIQDLTLFCMLRSIQRHDIAKNNHLVTYSVAQFRFLERLLIVHGHWCYKRITQMGTFTLCRVIKRNDLGQRTIYLQGESKSKGSISSSIDDLTPRFSTDVLRTSEESTSQARTMLNGSNDSTLISSSSEVSSGIELQRTMTEIDQTSPLFSSYLASDTLKMDRSCMLLLFTSY, from the exons gtcAAGTCATATTTATGTGTTTGACACACAAAAGAATCCAAGATCTGACTCTCTTTTGCATGCTGAGATCAATCCAACGCCATGACATTGCCAAGAACAACCACCTAGTGACTTACTCTGTTGCTCAGTTCCGGTTTCTGGAGCGACTACTTATCGTCCATGGGCACTGGTGCTATAAGAGGATAACCCAAATG GGAACTTTCACTTTATGTCGGGTCATCAAGAGAAATGATCTAGGACAGAGAACCATCTATCTTCAGGGTGAATCCAAATCCAAGGGGAGCATTTCTTCTTCCATTGATGACCTTACTCCAAGATTCTCAACAGATGTCTTAAGAACCTCTGAAGAAAGCACATCTCAAGCAAGAACTATGTTAAATGGAAGTAATGATTCAACACTGATCAGTTCAAGTTCTGAAGTTAGTAGTGGGATAGAGCTACAGCGAACCATGACAGAGATTGATCAAACAAGCCCCTTGTTCTCGAGCTATCTAGCTTCAGATACTCTGAAG ATGGACAGATCCTGCATGCTGCTTCTTTTCACGAGTTACTAG
- the LOC131244166 gene encoding ABC transporter C family member 10-like isoform X2, with the protein MELFITTRTLKWILYLRGTFTLCRVIKRNDLGQRTIYLQGESKSKGSISSSIDDLTPRFSTDVLRTSEESTSQARTMLNGSNDSTLISSSSEVSSGIELQRTMTEIDQTSPLFSSYLASDTLKLMSDGQILHAASFHELLDTSREFQDLVNAHKGTVGSERLTEVVSPLRCETAKREIKKASTVKQQKTDNVPTLDQLIKEEERETGDTGLKPYLQYLNQSKGYLYFSLAGLCHLMFVAGQLTQNSWMAANESHKLRKKMSLLLYLNRSL; encoded by the exons GGAACTTTCACTTTATGTCGGGTCATCAAGAGAAATGATCTAGGACAGAGAACCATCTATCTTCAGGGTGAATCCAAATCCAAGGGGAGCATTTCTTCTTCCATTGATGACCTTACTCCAAGATTCTCAACAGATGTCTTAAGAACCTCTGAAGAAAGCACATCTCAAGCAAGAACTATGTTAAATGGAAGTAATGATTCAACACTGATCAGTTCAAGTTCTGAAGTTAGTAGTGGGATAGAGCTACAGCGAACCATGACAGAGATTGATCAAACAAGCCCCTTGTTCTCGAGCTATCTAGCTTCAGATACTCTGAAG TTAATGTCAGATGGACAGATCCTGCATGCTGCTTCTTTTCACGAGTTACTAGACACAAGTAGAGAATTTCAAGACCTGGTCAATGCACACAAAGGCACTGTTGGTTCTGAAAGGCTCACTGAGGTCGTTTCTCCCTTGAGATGTGAAACTGCCAAAAGAGAGATCAAGAAAGCATCTACTGTGAAACAACAGAAAACAGATAATGTACCAACATTAGATCAGCTAAttaaagaagaggagagagaaactGGAGATACAGGTCTGAAGCCATACTTACAATATCTGAATCAGAGCAAGGGCTACTTGTATTTCTCCTTGGCAGGCCTATGCCATCTCATGTTTGTGGCTGGACAGCTTACACAAAACTCTTGGATGGCTGCTAACGAATCACACAAACTCAGGAAGAAAATGTCGCTTCTCTTATATTTAAATAGAAGTCTCTAA
- the LOC131244200 gene encoding caffeoylshikimate esterase-like, which yields MAHPIHEATEHSPFGDLTKEEFCRKHHVQNKESFMINKQGMKIFTQSWWPDSPAQLKGIVAMIHGYTDESSSIIQLTAMAIAKLGFYVCALDLPGHGYSDGTRGHIPDINVVVDDCIQLFDSVRMAHPNLPAFIYGESLGGAISIFVCLRQKREWNGLILNGAMCGVSQKFLPPWPLTELLPIVAFFLPTWRAVITRSLATRSYKEEWKRKLFARSPNRLSSSRPTTATALEFLRLCNEIERRCNELEIALLVLHGEDDTVCDPSSAKLVYEMARSKDKTLEIFPGMWHQLIGEPEDGVELAFGTIFSWLQDRADKGKSINGSIHGEI from the coding sequence ATGGCCCACCCCATCCACGAAGCAACAGAGCACAGCCCTTTTGGTGACCTCACAAAGGAAGAATTCTGCAGAAAACACCATGTCCAAAACAAAGAAAGCTTCATGATCAACAAGCAAGGCATGAAGATCTTCACCCAATCATGGTGGCCTGATTCACCAGCCCAGCTCAAGGGGATCGTGGCCATGATCCACGGCTACACAGATGAATCCAGCTCGATCATTCAGCTCACCGCCATGGCCATTGCAAAACTCGGCTTTTACGTGTGTGCACTCGACCTCCCAGGCCATGGCTACTCAGATGGCACACGTGGACACATCCCAGACATCAACGTAGTAGTGGACGACTGCATTCAGCTCTTCGATTCGGTTCGCATGGCCCACCCAAATCTCCCTGCATTCATATATGGTGAATCACTAGGTGGGGCTATTTCAATATTTGTTTGTCTCAGGCAGAAGAGAGAATGGAACGGTTTGATCTTGAATGGAGCAATGTGTGGGGTTTCCCAGAAGTTTTTGCCGCCATGGCCACTCACCGAGCTACTTCCAATCGTAGCCTTCTTCTTACCAACATGGCGGGCCGTCATCACAAGATCGTTGGCGACGCGCTCGTATAAGGAGGAGTGGAAGCGGAAATTGTTTGCAAGGAGTCCGAACCGTTTAAGCTCGAGCCGTCCAACGACTGCTACTGCACTTGAGTTCTTAAGGCTGTGTAATGAGATAGAGAGGAGATGCAATGAGTTGGAGATTGCTTTGTTGGTTTTGCATGGGGAGGATGATACGGTTTGCGATCCAAGCTCGGCGAAGCTGGTGTATGAGATGGCTAGGAGCAAGGACAAGACGCTGGAGATATTCCCTGGCATGTGGCATCAGCTGATTGGAGAGCCTGAGGATGGCGTCGAGCTGGCATTTGGGACCATCTTCTCTTGGCTTCAAGATCGAGCTGATAAAGGCAAGAGTATCAATGGTAGCATTCATGGAGAAATCTAG